One stretch of Legionella birminghamensis DNA includes these proteins:
- a CDS encoding DUF2177 family protein encodes MKMTGIFFSTMICVFLLDMIWLGLIAKTIYAEHIGTLLRKSGEGMAPVWWAAAVVYVCITLGIVYFVLPAAQGQYLQALVGGVMLGLVTYGIYDFTNYSILANWPLKITLIDLIWGMVLCGLSSLFAAFIQSRFFS; translated from the coding sequence ATGAAAATGACAGGGATTTTCTTTTCAACGATGATTTGTGTTTTTTTATTGGATATGATTTGGTTAGGCCTTATCGCTAAAACCATTTATGCAGAACACATTGGAACCTTGTTGCGTAAGTCAGGAGAGGGTATGGCTCCTGTTTGGTGGGCAGCAGCAGTCGTTTATGTCTGCATCACATTAGGGATTGTTTATTTTGTTCTACCTGCTGCACAAGGCCAATACTTGCAGGCGCTGGTTGGAGGCGTGATGCTTGGATTAGTGACTTATGGGATTTATGATTTCACCAATTACTCCATCCTGGCAAACTGGCCCTTGAAGATCACCCTAATCGATCTTATCTGGGGAATGGTCTTATGTGGCCTGAGCAGCTTATTTGCAGCCTTTATTCAGAGTCGATTTTTTTCTTAA
- a CDS encoding DUF1295 domain-containing protein encodes MYSFNIVIIYLFLQMCFMWGLYRLLKNPSVVDVSWSIGLMISGLIHLGFAPLSYRTLLISSLLTLWALRLAAYLWYTRIRKGHVDKRYVELSTHWEISPSLGFFINFQLQGLLILIISSVFFLISKSGLTHITAIDSLASCIIVAGIIGETLADLQLQAFKMHHKGEVCNKGLWNYSRHPNYFFDWLSWMGFALFAIQSTMGYAALLSPLMLYLIFTRMTGPLTERGSVKSRGQKYLEYQQQTSMFFPWFKKKIDSE; translated from the coding sequence ATGTATTCTTTCAACATTGTAATCATTTATCTTTTTTTACAAATGTGTTTTATGTGGGGATTATATCGGCTCTTAAAAAACCCCTCTGTTGTTGATGTTTCCTGGTCAATAGGCTTAATGATTTCAGGGTTGATTCATTTAGGCTTCGCTCCTTTAAGTTATCGTACTCTCCTGATTAGCTCACTCCTGACTCTATGGGCTTTACGCCTTGCAGCCTATCTATGGTACACAAGGATCAGAAAGGGACATGTTGACAAGCGGTATGTTGAACTCAGCACCCATTGGGAAATAAGCCCTTCCCTTGGTTTCTTTATTAATTTTCAACTCCAGGGGCTGCTTATTCTTATCATTTCCAGTGTATTCTTCCTGATTAGCAAATCAGGATTAACCCATATTACCGCGATAGATAGTCTTGCATCTTGCATTATTGTGGCAGGAATCATCGGAGAGACCCTGGCTGATTTGCAGCTGCAAGCATTTAAAATGCATCATAAGGGCGAGGTGTGTAATAAAGGTTTATGGAATTATTCGCGCCATCCTAACTATTTTTTTGATTGGTTAAGCTGGATGGGATTCGCTTTGTTTGCCATTCAGTCAACCATGGGGTATGCTGCCCTTCTTTCCCCGCTGATGCTTTACCTAATTTTTACCCGGATGACAGGCCCCTTGACAGAAAGGGGCTCTGTAAAATCACGGGGACAAAAATACCTGGAGTATCAACAGCAAACGTCGATGTTTTTTCCCTGGTTTAAGAAAAAAATCGACTCTGAATAA
- a CDS encoding heavy metal translocating P-type ATPase gives MKKENAISSLWQFLQSKWQSFIVFLSLLSISIYLTLSAANFWFANLALLALIIIGGIPLFLQIFLKLLKGNFGADSLAAIALVTGIILQQYLAASLIILMLASGQTLERYARHKASSVLMALVKRMPSFAHRKINGEISDIPVADIHINDEIVIYPHETCPVDGIVIEGNGSMDESYLTGEPYQISKALGASVLSGAINGESVLIIQASRLPVDSRFAIIVKVLEEAEQKRPSIRRLGDQIGAIFAPLALLFAAGTWYFTNDAIRFLAVLVIATPCPLLIAIPITIISAISRAAKQAIIIKDPIVLERLPTCKTAIFDKTGTLTYGKPSLTEIHSTPNYTKEQILQYVGSLERYSKHPLATAVIKATKERHIDLLESTDVSEKPGQGLNGMINHRKVSVTSRKKLLEMLPDSQSLLPPVSPGLECIILIDSQYAATLHFHDAPRAESKSFISHLKPAHQFKKIMLVSGDRESEVNYLAELIPFTEIHASQSPEQKLAIVRSERKKAPTVFMGDGINDAPALTAATVGIAFGQHSNVTAEAAGAVIMENTLNKVDELLHLSIATRNIAAQSAIGGMLLSLVGMGFAATGYINPVWGAILQECIDILAIVNALRLAFGSEIKIDLPNG, from the coding sequence ATGAAGAAGGAAAATGCAATAAGTAGCCTATGGCAGTTTTTACAATCTAAATGGCAATCATTTATCGTGTTCCTTTCCCTTCTGTCTATCAGCATCTATCTCACGCTAAGCGCAGCAAACTTCTGGTTTGCCAATCTTGCTTTATTAGCTTTAATTATCATTGGAGGAATCCCGTTATTTTTGCAAATATTTTTAAAACTGCTAAAGGGTAATTTTGGTGCGGATTCCCTGGCTGCAATTGCTTTAGTCACAGGGATCATCTTGCAGCAATATTTGGCTGCATCGTTAATAATCCTGATGCTAGCCAGTGGTCAGACATTAGAGCGTTATGCGCGGCATAAAGCGTCTTCTGTTTTAATGGCATTGGTGAAGCGAATGCCCAGTTTTGCCCACCGGAAGATTAATGGTGAAATTTCAGATATTCCAGTGGCTGACATTCATATTAATGATGAAATTGTGATTTATCCGCATGAAACCTGCCCTGTTGATGGCATAGTCATTGAGGGTAATGGTTCCATGGATGAATCCTATCTTACCGGAGAACCTTATCAAATCTCCAAGGCGCTCGGTGCATCCGTTTTATCAGGAGCTATCAATGGAGAATCGGTGCTAATCATTCAAGCGTCGAGGCTGCCAGTCGATTCACGGTTTGCGATTATTGTGAAAGTTTTAGAAGAAGCAGAACAAAAACGCCCTTCGATTCGCCGATTAGGGGATCAAATTGGGGCTATTTTTGCACCCCTGGCCTTGTTATTCGCAGCGGGCACCTGGTATTTTACAAATGATGCCATCCGTTTTCTTGCGGTACTGGTTATTGCTACACCATGCCCTTTATTAATCGCTATCCCCATTACGATTATTAGTGCAATTTCCCGGGCTGCAAAGCAGGCTATTATCATTAAAGACCCAATTGTTTTGGAGAGGTTACCTACCTGCAAAACTGCTATTTTTGACAAAACAGGGACACTGACCTACGGAAAACCCAGCTTAACCGAAATTCATAGCACTCCAAATTATACAAAAGAGCAAATCCTGCAATATGTCGGCAGCCTTGAGCGTTATTCCAAGCATCCTCTTGCTACTGCTGTAATTAAAGCAACAAAAGAGCGGCATATTGATTTATTAGAATCCACGGATGTGTCGGAGAAGCCTGGACAGGGTTTAAACGGTATGATTAATCATCGAAAAGTGAGCGTTACCAGCCGAAAAAAATTATTAGAGATGTTGCCTGACTCTCAATCATTACTCCCTCCCGTTTCCCCAGGTTTGGAATGCATTATTTTAATTGATAGCCAATATGCGGCAACCTTACATTTTCACGATGCACCAAGAGCAGAAAGCAAATCATTTATTAGCCATTTGAAACCCGCCCATCAATTTAAAAAAATTATGTTGGTTTCCGGAGACAGGGAGTCCGAGGTTAATTATCTGGCGGAATTAATTCCGTTTACAGAAATACATGCGTCACAAAGTCCGGAGCAAAAATTAGCTATCGTGCGCAGTGAAAGAAAAAAAGCCCCTACTGTGTTTATGGGGGATGGTATCAATGATGCACCCGCTTTAACCGCAGCCACTGTAGGAATTGCTTTTGGACAGCATAGCAATGTTACTGCCGAGGCTGCCGGCGCTGTAATTATGGAAAACACGTTAAATAAAGTAGATGAATTACTACATTTAAGTATCGCTACGAGAAATATTGCAGCACAAAGTGCTATAGGAGGAATGCTTTTGAGCCTTGTGGGTATGGGATTTGCCGCAACAGGTTATATTAATCCGGTTTGGGGTGCAATTTTGCAAGAATGCATTGATATTCTTGCAATTGTTAATGCCCTGCGCCTGGCCTTTGGATCCGAAATTAAAATTGATTTGCCGAATGGTTAA
- a CDS encoding serine hydrolase domain-containing protein produces the protein MPLPSIQALQKITEPSHIPATAYVYVESKESSKGEFVSTSLAIGKKNMNDAGGNDVDSDTQFPASSLSKIVFTYLVLQLVKEKQIDLDEPLLPILQKKGQEYERLKVNGEYPEKAMHLTARHVLSHTTGLPNFGTGSDLSSPLSFADGSELGSGYSYSGEAFLFLQKTLEIKTGKNLETMAGEYVFGPLEMGHSTFLPQPGSSNIVMVHTELGQATPIHESIADLRYELELMSSLSALNNAEKGIIYLSENPPRYYVKGMAEPDSIPSGVDLTNLVAKLTNLSFKSDILAITSKAGHTPHLNAAGTLLTTSNDFSKFMTAWLKNMDDPVFQQAFEFETSFALSSLTLEEFVQLSKADNVSGFLKNATADNYKLVSFSKTELYELKRVINESTQAETRALSTRLVPTKVYSITETCGLGWHIYKNAENKVIAYQYGENPDTRSFMAINVTDKKGAAFFTNSEQGMSIATQILSSADLAPIGETQALFEKMPQYPQSDKPGWKETLEGMIAENGGGVGAVKKARSHFEAAIRSSPGDQSKQLRLDWFNLVQKYQKGNQEFLPVLGTFVGVYQNPFKEKRELFIKEGGLICKEFDKEIKLVRISETEFLPEKNQNFKISIKGAQVSIEFLHSAPKYLFEQSLPESHQQASFIAALSQLPDQPVQDVQAREAENLESARERTQRFRNALAVDLADRTQPAEALDENTEKENLPSFSHNKINKYYAIFSS, from the coding sequence ATGCCTTTACCATCTATTCAAGCCTTACAGAAAATAACAGAGCCTTCCCACATTCCAGCTACAGCTTATGTCTATGTCGAGTCCAAAGAAAGCAGTAAGGGGGAATTTGTAAGCACTTCACTTGCTATTGGCAAAAAAAACATGAACGATGCTGGCGGGAATGATGTAGATAGTGATACCCAATTTCCGGCTTCTTCACTGAGTAAAATTGTCTTTACTTATTTGGTCTTACAATTGGTCAAAGAGAAGCAAATTGATTTGGATGAACCCTTACTCCCTATTTTGCAAAAAAAAGGCCAAGAGTATGAACGACTTAAGGTGAATGGTGAATACCCTGAAAAAGCGATGCATTTAACAGCGCGGCATGTTTTATCACACACCACTGGCTTGCCCAATTTTGGAACAGGGTCTGACTTGTCCTCTCCATTATCTTTTGCGGATGGTTCAGAGCTGGGCAGCGGATATTCCTATTCCGGGGAAGCATTTCTTTTCTTACAAAAAACCCTTGAGATAAAAACGGGAAAAAATTTAGAGACCATGGCAGGAGAATATGTGTTTGGACCTTTAGAAATGGGGCATTCCACATTTTTACCTCAACCAGGCAGCAGCAATATTGTGATGGTTCATACGGAGCTGGGGCAAGCAACACCAATTCATGAGAGTATTGCTGATCTTAGATATGAGCTTGAATTAATGTCATCATTGTCAGCCCTTAATAACGCTGAAAAGGGTATAATATACTTATCTGAAAATCCCCCTAGGTACTATGTGAAGGGAATGGCAGAACCCGACTCTATTCCTTCGGGAGTTGATTTAACTAACCTGGTCGCAAAACTGACTAATCTTTCATTCAAAAGCGATATCCTGGCGATAACATCAAAAGCAGGGCATACCCCTCACCTTAATGCGGCCGGAACACTACTCACTACGTCCAATGATTTTTCAAAATTCATGACTGCCTGGTTAAAGAATATGGACGATCCTGTTTTCCAGCAGGCATTTGAGTTCGAAACGAGTTTCGCACTTTCGAGTTTGACACTAGAAGAGTTTGTGCAACTCAGCAAAGCGGATAATGTCTCTGGATTTCTCAAGAATGCAACAGCTGATAATTATAAGCTTGTTTCTTTCAGCAAAACCGAATTGTATGAGTTAAAACGCGTAATAAACGAATCTACCCAAGCAGAAACAAGGGCATTGAGCACCAGACTTGTGCCAACAAAAGTTTATAGCATCACGGAAACCTGCGGGTTAGGCTGGCACATTTATAAAAATGCAGAAAATAAAGTAATTGCTTACCAATATGGTGAAAACCCTGACACGCGCTCTTTTATGGCAATTAATGTCACCGATAAAAAAGGGGCGGCATTTTTTACAAATTCTGAGCAGGGAATGAGTATTGCCACTCAAATATTGAGTTCTGCTGATTTAGCACCAATTGGTGAGACACAAGCATTATTTGAAAAAATGCCTCAATATCCTCAAAGTGATAAACCGGGATGGAAAGAAACACTGGAAGGGATGATAGCAGAAAATGGGGGTGGGGTTGGGGCTGTTAAAAAAGCAAGGAGTCATTTTGAGGCAGCGATTAGGTCATCGCCTGGTGACCAATCTAAACAACTGCGTCTGGATTGGTTTAATCTGGTGCAGAAGTACCAAAAAGGAAATCAGGAATTCCTCCCGGTTTTGGGAACATTTGTGGGAGTTTATCAGAACCCCTTTAAGGAGAAGCGAGAGTTATTTATCAAAGAGGGCGGTTTAATTTGCAAGGAATTCGACAAGGAAATTAAACTGGTAAGAATCTCAGAGACTGAGTTTTTACCTGAGAAGAATCAAAATTTCAAAATAAGCATCAAGGGGGCGCAAGTAAGCATTGAATTTCTTCATAGCGCTCCGAAATACTTATTTGAACAGTCTTTACCAGAATCTCATCAACAGGCTTCATTTATTGCTGCGCTTTCCCAATTGCCAGATCAGCCTGTTCAGGATGTCCAGGCAAGGGAAGCAGAAAATTTAGAATCTGCCCGCGAAAGAACCCAACGATTTCGAAATGCTTTAGCTGTCGATCTCGCTGATAGAACTCAACCTGCTGAGGCGCTTGACGAAAACACCGAAAAAGAAAATTTACCTTCTTTTTCACACAATAAGATCAACAAGTACTACGCTATATTTTCGAGTTAA
- a CDS encoding autotransporter outer membrane beta-barrel domain-containing protein has protein sequence MSNNTGKVFVAAFLLQFTVPALVFAACTPGPVVVCTGVTVTKVGNGPASDDWQVTLDPGASITTGDMPAISLGDRAIIIIGENALVSNLGDNNGGGYGAGPNTIEFNIQSSLTIGLGARVEANGPGLFSEAVNLIGDGNVITNYGTIKAGNSTAIYFQNQNTGFGQNIVNNFGTITAGPSNEIIGQFGTEGVIFTQQTGAILNGNLSFGDGDDTLNVYTGSVITGSVNGGGGSNTLTLNGLGSDTLSGEFNNFGTLIKQDSGIWTLSGSLGNYDNAHVANPLAASVIAGKLILTGNNTNYLGTMLVGPGGILSGAASSLMPLISDNGLVEFNQVINEIYSGILTGSGGVQKVGPAALTLNNVHSYQGNTLIDQGALIIGDSSSPTAALTGPGSVQVNPYTILTGYGLINGIVNNQGSLGAGNSLGNLAGSAIGTLTLGSDLINAGLINIAGQLAIGNVLQVNGNYSTGMLQGALTLSSYLNAGGPLANQLTDRLLIAGNASDNTVVTVIPFNAVPFISPMPSASSGISLVQVAGSAASSTFQLINNELIIPSLPYRFQLNAYGPDSINGPADPLQNLVGNPDDYWDYRLQSVYMTPSGPVIPNRPVTEPRLAVAVQVPAYISAPQALFAAEFEDVSELHRRLGEIRNDRNKNDYEFFVRGYGEHLDYSSNRNFTEYGYNFSSRYAAVQFGSNLMKVRNEGGILRIGLAGALGDLNFKPDSIDGQSINPAHTETVSGLLTWQAESGWYWDAILAGGRFNGHIDNLSHSRLARLTGNNFDVSLETGYPLPLNWHQLVLEPELQVVYQQLQLHSRTDINQISVDWEHPRQGIFRGGLRLIRTESSTNHSITTYLEGNLLQGLGGGHSVQISNIGFATGKFGSMLQLRGGVSGHLSPSLTIFGDIANQQDLGNYGFHGWSYNGGVRYAL, from the coding sequence ATGTCTAATAATACAGGGAAAGTATTTGTCGCTGCTTTTTTATTGCAGTTCACAGTTCCCGCACTGGTTTTTGCTGCCTGTACACCGGGGCCTGTTGTAGTTTGCACGGGTGTGACAGTGACTAAAGTAGGGAACGGCCCTGCAAGTGATGACTGGCAAGTAACATTAGATCCCGGCGCTTCTATCACTACAGGCGATATGCCGGCTATTTCATTAGGCGACAGGGCCATCATTATAATTGGTGAAAATGCCCTGGTTTCGAATCTAGGCGATAATAACGGCGGTGGGTATGGCGCCGGGCCAAACACGATAGAATTTAATATTCAATCCAGTTTGACTATTGGATTGGGCGCCCGGGTTGAAGCAAATGGACCAGGGCTGTTTTCAGAGGCCGTCAATCTTATCGGCGATGGCAATGTCATAACAAATTATGGCACGATTAAAGCCGGGAATAGTACGGCCATCTATTTTCAAAACCAAAACACAGGATTTGGACAAAATATTGTCAACAATTTTGGGACCATTACAGCGGGACCGAGCAATGAAATAATAGGTCAATTTGGTACTGAGGGAGTTATTTTTACCCAGCAAACAGGCGCTATATTAAACGGAAATTTAAGCTTCGGCGATGGTGATGACACGTTAAATGTTTATACGGGCTCTGTCATTACTGGCTCAGTGAATGGCGGTGGCGGTTCAAATACACTGACACTCAACGGTTTGGGATCGGATACTTTATCGGGTGAGTTTAATAATTTTGGAACTTTAATCAAACAGGATAGCGGCATCTGGACACTTTCCGGTTCCTTGGGAAATTATGATAATGCTCATGTCGCTAATCCTTTAGCTGCATCTGTAATAGCCGGAAAACTCATCTTAACAGGGAATAATACCAATTATCTTGGAACCATGCTGGTCGGCCCGGGAGGTATTTTATCCGGTGCTGCCAGCAGTCTGATGCCGCTTATTAGCGATAATGGATTGGTCGAGTTTAATCAGGTCATTAATGAAATTTATTCTGGTATCCTGACTGGCAGCGGGGGAGTGCAAAAAGTGGGGCCAGCTGCGCTTACACTTAATAATGTTCATTCTTACCAAGGGAATACCCTCATTGATCAAGGGGCATTGATTATTGGTGATTCCAGCAGCCCAACCGCTGCGCTTACTGGACCCGGTTCGGTTCAGGTTAATCCATACACCATTTTAACAGGTTATGGCTTGATTAATGGTATCGTTAATAATCAAGGCAGTCTGGGAGCAGGTAATTCTTTAGGAAACCTCGCTGGCAGTGCCATTGGAACCCTGACTCTCGGGTCTGATTTAATTAATGCCGGACTAATTAATATTGCCGGGCAGTTAGCGATCGGTAACGTTTTACAGGTAAATGGCAATTATAGTACGGGGATGCTTCAGGGCGCTTTGACGCTAAGCAGCTATTTAAATGCCGGAGGCCCCTTAGCCAATCAGCTCACGGACAGGCTGCTCATTGCAGGTAATGCCTCAGATAATACTGTCGTTACCGTCATTCCCTTTAACGCTGTGCCTTTTATAAGCCCGATGCCATCGGCATCCTCTGGCATTTCATTAGTCCAGGTTGCTGGCAGTGCGGCCTCATCAACCTTTCAGCTAATTAATAATGAACTCATTATTCCTAGTTTACCCTATCGATTCCAGCTGAATGCTTATGGACCCGATTCAATCAATGGTCCTGCTGATCCCTTGCAAAATTTGGTGGGTAATCCAGACGATTATTGGGATTATCGCTTACAAAGTGTCTACATGACTCCATCAGGTCCCGTGATCCCTAATAGGCCTGTCACAGAACCGCGTTTGGCTGTAGCCGTCCAGGTTCCGGCTTACATTTCTGCACCACAGGCATTGTTTGCTGCAGAGTTTGAAGATGTCAGTGAACTTCATCGCCGGCTTGGGGAAATTCGTAATGATAGGAATAAGAACGACTATGAGTTTTTTGTGCGAGGCTATGGCGAGCATTTGGATTATTCCAGCAATCGCAATTTCACTGAATATGGTTATAATTTTTCCAGCCGATATGCAGCAGTTCAATTTGGTTCTAATCTCATGAAAGTCCGGAATGAGGGAGGGATACTGCGTATAGGATTGGCAGGCGCATTGGGGGATCTTAACTTCAAACCCGATTCAATTGACGGGCAAAGCATCAATCCAGCCCATACCGAAACAGTGTCGGGCTTACTTACCTGGCAGGCAGAGTCAGGCTGGTACTGGGATGCTATTCTTGCCGGGGGGCGTTTTAATGGCCATATTGATAATCTTTCTCATAGCCGCTTAGCCAGGTTAACCGGTAACAACTTTGATGTGTCATTAGAGACGGGTTATCCCCTGCCACTGAATTGGCATCAGCTTGTCCTGGAGCCAGAATTACAAGTAGTTTATCAGCAGCTGCAACTTCATTCTCGAACTGATATCAATCAGATTTCTGTCGATTGGGAGCATCCAAGGCAAGGTATTTTCCGGGGTGGGTTGCGCTTAATACGGACTGAGAGCTCAACAAATCATTCTATTACAACATATCTTGAAGGCAATTTATTGCAGGGATTAGGGGGAGGGCATTCCGTTCAGATAAGCAATATTGGCTTTGCTACTGGAAAATTTGGCTCAATGCTGCAACTACGGGGTGGAGTGAGCGGCCACTTAAGCCCAAGCCTCACGATTTTTGGGGATATAGCCAATCAGCAAGACTTGGGAAACTATGGTTTCCATGGCTGGAGCTATAATGGGGGGGTACGATATGCGCTTTAA
- a CDS encoding septal ring lytic transglycosylase RlpA family protein gives MKFDTILLTIKRFITVLLPILLVACTHQQPNGPDHYVVKGKTYHVMKSAKHYKAKGVASWYGSRTRHAKTATGERYNMYAMTAAHPTLPISTRVRVKNLNNGRTIVVRINDRGPFLSNRIIDLSFAAAKKLGINGIAPVEIEVV, from the coding sequence ATGAAATTTGATACAATATTGTTAACCATTAAGCGATTTATTACCGTTTTATTACCAATACTTCTGGTTGCTTGTACTCATCAGCAACCAAATGGTCCCGATCACTATGTGGTCAAAGGAAAAACATATCATGTAATGAAGTCAGCCAAACACTACAAAGCAAAAGGCGTCGCCTCCTGGTATGGCTCACGCACGCGGCATGCAAAAACAGCAACCGGAGAGCGCTACAACATGTATGCGATGACAGCAGCCCATCCAACACTCCCCATTTCAACCCGTGTGCGAGTAAAAAATTTAAATAATGGCCGAACGATTGTGGTTCGGATTAATGATCGAGGGCCTTTTTTATCGAACAGGATTATAGATTTATCCTTTGCTGCTGCAAAAAAACTCGGTATTAATGGTATTGCTCCTGTCGAAATCGAGGTGGTTTGA
- a CDS encoding CvfB family protein — MIKVGQYNQLRVIKEVSFGVYLDAYDWGEVLLPNKYVPKNTGLGDLVNVFIYFDSNDRMIATTSKPTIQVGECALLKVVDVNRVGAFLDWGLDKDLLVPIPEQQRPMEQHKSYLVYAKLDNQGRIIASSKLDRFLGKKPGQFKPGEEVEVIIAETTPLGRKVIINNSHWGLIHASDIFQTLHYGRKIKAYIKTVRDDGKIDVVLRKTGQENIQELAKRIMTELNKSGGFLPLHDKSSSLEIMQRFNESKKSFKSAIGQLYKRGEIIIEEGGIRLVEKQ; from the coding sequence ATGATAAAAGTCGGGCAATATAACCAGTTAAGAGTAATTAAAGAGGTCTCCTTTGGTGTTTATTTGGACGCTTATGATTGGGGGGAGGTTTTGTTACCCAATAAATATGTCCCCAAAAATACAGGCCTTGGCGATCTGGTGAATGTTTTTATCTATTTCGATTCCAATGATCGAATGATTGCCACAACATCCAAACCCACAATTCAGGTCGGCGAATGTGCGCTTCTGAAAGTGGTTGATGTGAATCGGGTCGGGGCATTTCTGGACTGGGGGTTGGATAAGGATTTACTGGTTCCCATTCCCGAACAGCAGCGCCCAATGGAGCAGCATAAGTCCTATCTGGTTTATGCAAAGCTCGATAATCAGGGCCGCATCATTGCCAGCTCCAAACTGGATCGGTTTTTGGGCAAAAAACCGGGCCAGTTTAAACCGGGCGAGGAGGTGGAAGTGATCATTGCTGAGACTACACCGCTTGGTCGCAAAGTGATTATTAATAACAGCCATTGGGGCTTGATCCACGCATCAGACATTTTTCAAACCTTGCACTATGGCCGAAAAATAAAAGCCTATATTAAAACAGTGCGTGACGATGGCAAAATTGATGTCGTTCTCAGGAAAACAGGGCAGGAAAATATCCAGGAACTGGCAAAACGGATAATGACTGAGCTCAATAAAAGCGGCGGCTTTTTGCCTTTGCATGACAAAAGCTCCTCATTGGAAATAATGCAGCGATTTAATGAAAGCAAAAAAAGCTTTAAGAGTGCCATTGGCCAGCTGTATAAACGCGGTGAAATTATCATCGAAGAGGGCGGGATTCGACTCGTCGAGAAGCAATAA
- a CDS encoding InlB B-repeat-containing protein: MNNIKRLFTLSKGLILFFISGLTQAGSPVFTMTPQTPVALQLKAGQTATVKYLVTNQSLKMHSIVLKPIPGIRQLTGAGICPSPFTLTAKQSCILSLEVIANQLPGRVTGGPIICQVGPDGSPSPFLCNQPSPLNSLNITVHPINQYTVSSSAGNGGNVSPAGTQTVNSGSSLSFTATPSPNFAVYQWIVDGGVAQTGGSSFTLSNIVANHQLQVTFTDNTLLYSGAQNGNLYYSFNGGGNWQTTAQMPGGGSAINSLWLNPLVIYTGNANGFVYFSTNNGSSWQQSTSPDGSAVNAVFVYNNILYAGTASGLIYSSANNGSSWSPLAPLDGSPVDAVFISAAGFYAGTGNGNVYYSANNGLSWTAINGQVDGSAVKGVYVANNSLFVNTANEYVYSSTELTGGGNWTAIAQTVFSLFVNSAGSLFAGTQGGYVFLVSQGIELGFVAYSPINAVAVLN, translated from the coding sequence GTGAATAACATAAAACGACTCTTTACACTATCCAAGGGGCTAATTCTATTCTTTATCAGCGGATTGACCCAGGCCGGTTCACCAGTCTTTACAATGACTCCACAAACTCCTGTCGCCCTCCAGCTTAAGGCAGGACAGACGGCAACCGTCAAATATCTGGTTACGAATCAGTCATTAAAAATGCACAGCATTGTCTTGAAGCCTATTCCCGGTATAAGGCAATTGACTGGTGCCGGCATCTGCCCCAGCCCATTTACCCTCACGGCCAAACAGTCCTGCATATTAAGCCTTGAAGTAATTGCTAACCAGCTCCCGGGCAGAGTTACGGGCGGCCCCATTATTTGCCAAGTGGGCCCTGACGGCAGCCCCAGTCCTTTTCTTTGCAATCAGCCAAGCCCCCTTAATAGTTTGAATATCACAGTCCACCCGATCAACCAGTACACGGTCAGCAGCAGTGCCGGCAATGGCGGCAATGTTTCACCTGCAGGGACGCAAACAGTTAATAGCGGCAGCAGCTTGTCATTTACCGCGACACCATCACCCAATTTCGCTGTATATCAATGGATAGTAGACGGCGGGGTAGCGCAAACTGGAGGAAGCAGCTTTACGCTTTCTAACATTGTCGCCAATCACCAGCTGCAGGTTACATTTACGGACAATACCCTGCTTTATAGCGGCGCTCAAAACGGTAATCTGTATTATTCCTTCAACGGCGGGGGCAATTGGCAAACAACAGCGCAAATGCCGGGTGGCGGCAGTGCTATTAATAGTTTATGGCTCAATCCCCTGGTGATCTATACCGGTAATGCCAACGGATTTGTCTATTTTTCAACCAACAATGGCAGCAGCTGGCAGCAAAGCACCTCGCCTGATGGCAGTGCAGTGAATGCTGTTTTTGTTTATAACAACATCCTTTATGCAGGGACTGCCAGTGGTCTTATTTATTCCTCAGCGAATAATGGGAGCAGCTGGAGCCCTCTCGCCCCCCTGGATGGTAGCCCGGTTGATGCAGTTTTCATTAGTGCTGCAGGATTTTATGCCGGTACAGGGAACGGCAATGTCTATTATTCAGCAAATAATGGCTTGAGCTGGACAGCAATCAATGGCCAGGTTGACGGCAGTGCGGTGAAAGGCGTTTATGTCGCCAATAATAGCTTGTTTGTTAATACCGCTAATGAATATGTTTATTCCAGTACGGAATTAACAGGCGGGGGTAACTGGACCGCAATTGCGCAGACCGTATTCAGTCTTTTTGTCAATTCGGCTGGCAGCCTATTCGCAGGAACCCAGGGAGGCTATGTATTTCTGGTCAGCCAAGGCATTGAGTTAGGTTTTGTAGCGTATAGTCCGATTAATGCGGTAGCTGTTTTAAATTAA